The following are encoded together in the Triticum dicoccoides isolate Atlit2015 ecotype Zavitan chromosome 6B, WEW_v2.0, whole genome shotgun sequence genome:
- the LOC119323694 gene encoding gamma-tubulin complex component 3-like: protein MDEHQAGDLVKELVLRLVPADSGRDAGGALRFAHRLLSSRLAPAVLPDEHALAESIKRRLAASGRPDDALAFADLHSKLSARSRPASLWPLLYLLDSLSSHRRGAASCLPDLPTAAPPRHATSRAPGTPAGGVALVSNDPDNIREIALREYTELVLDETEVSEATLVRDVLYACQGIDGRYVRYDKASDTYDLPGGVRVPGSTRTLVRTLCEVGWLFRKVRGFISDNVSRLPSHAATEVGTVAQAFCSALQEELSDYYKLLAVLESYSLNPIPTPGSDSGVSGNYLSLRRLVVWLAEPAVKMRLMAVLVDGCRGLRGGGMAGAIHGHAQHGDPMVQDFMARLLRRVCSPLFEMVRSWVLEGELEDVFGEFFIVGQPVKAESLWREGYLIQSDMLPSFISPVLAQRILRTGKSINFLRVCCDDNGWAEAATEAAAYVGTTTSRGGLGYGQIDALEALVVEAAKRIDQRLMDVIHKRYRFKDHCLAIKRYLLLGQGDFVQYLMDVVGPELSEPANRISSFHLAGLLETAIRASDAQYDDRDILDRIRVKMMDHGDGDRGWDVFSLEYDARVPLDTVFTASVMKMYLKIFNFLWKLKRVDHSLTGVWKTMKPNCIVSSPFYKEGTSIRAQFVSVLRKCQVLFNEMNHFVTNFQYYIMFEVLEVSWARFSEEMDAAKDLDDLLMGHDKYLTSIVEKSLLGERSLGILRNLFALFDIILQFRSHADRWFERIYELQLRGKSKPKTKSKETGSWLEGGRKAMIQLAGELFRKMGEDLDSIAKDYTASLDSFISQLPLQQHVDLKFLLFRLDFTEYYSRVSSNK, encoded by the exons ATGGACGAGCACCAGGCCGGGGATCTCGTCAAGGagctcgtcctccgcctcgtccccgCCGACTCCGGGCGCGACGCGGGCGGCGCGCTGCGGTTCGCGCACCGGCTGCTCTCCAGCCGCCTCGCCCCGGCCGTCCTCCCCGACGAGCACGCGCTGGCGGAGTCCAtcaagcgccgcctcgccgcctccggccgccccgACGACGCCCTCGCCTTCGCCGACCTCCACTCCAAGCTCTCCGCCCGGTCCCGCCCCGCCTCCCTCTGGCCGCTCCTCTACCTGCTCGACTCGCTCTCCTCCCACCGCCGCGGGGCCGCCTCCTGCCTCCCCGACCTCCccaccgccgcgccgccgaggCATGCCACCTCGCGGGCGCCAGGCACGCCGGCCGGCGGCGTGGCGCTCGTCTCCAACGACCCGGACAACATCCGCGAGATCGCGCTGCGGGAGTACACCGAGCTGGTGCTCGACGAGACGGAGGTGTCGGAGGCCACGCTGGTGCGCGACGTGCTCTACGCCTGCCAGGGCATCGACGGCCGCTACGTTCGGTACGACAAGGCCAGCGACACCTACGACCTGCCCGGCGGAGTCCGCGTGCCCGGCTCCACTCGCACCCTGGTACGCACGCTGTGCGAGGTCGGCTGGCTGTTCCGCAAGGTGCGAGGCTTCATCTCCGACAATGTGAGCCGCTTGCCCTCCCATGCCGCCACCGAGGTCGGCACTGTTGCTCAGGCCTTCTGCTCAGCTCTACAGGAGGAACTGTCTGATTACTATAAGCTACTTGCAGTTCTAGAGTCGTACTCGTTGAATCCGATCCCAACACCTGGGTCTGATTCGGGCGTGTCAGGCAATTACCTCTCGCTGCGGCGTCTTGTTGTGTGGCTTGCTGAGCCTGCGGTGAAAATGCGATTGATGGCCGTCTTGGTGGATGGATGCCGTGGTTTGAGAGGTGGTGGAATGGCTGGTGCGATCCATGGGCACGCGCAGCATGGGGATCCCATGGTTCAAGACTTTATGGCCCGCTTGCTGCGGCGAGTCTGCTCACCCCTGTTTGAAATGGTCCGAAGCTGGGTGCTTGAAGGTGAATTGGAGGACGTATTTGGCGAGTTCTTCATTGTTGGGCAGCCAGTTAAGGCTGAATCTTTGTGGCGGGAGGGCTACCTTATTCAGTCTGATATGCTACCGAGTTTCATTTCTCCGGTGCTGGCACAAAGGATCCTCAGAACAGGGAAGTCGATCAACTTTCTCAGAGTTTGCTGTGATGATAATGGTTGGGCTGAGGCTGCCACTGAGGCTGCAGCCTATGTTGGCACCACGACAAGTCGAGGTGGGCTTGGTTATGGGCAGATTGATGCTTTGGAGGCATTGGTGGTTGAAGCAGCCAAGAGGATTGATCAACGTTTGATGGATGTGATCCATAAGCGATACCGATTTAAAGACCATTGTCTTGCTATCAAGAGATATTTGCTTCTCGGGCAGGGTGATTTTGTTCAGTATCTGATGGATGTTGTTGGTCCAGAGTTGTCAGAACCAGCCAATAGAATTAGCTCCTTCCACCTTGCTGGCTTGCTTGAAACTGCAATACGTGCATCTGATGCGCAATATGATGACCGTGACATCTTGGACCGGATAAGAGTAAAGATGATGGATCACGGAGATGGTGATCGTGGCTGGGATGTCTTCTCCTTGGAGTATGACGCTAGGGTCCCTCTGGACACGGTGTTCACAGCTTCAGTCATGAAGATGTACCTCAAGATATTCAACTTCCTATGGAAGCTTAAGCGCGTTGACCATTCTCTGACTGGAGTCTGGAAGACAATGAAGCCTAATTGCATTGTTTCTTCCCCATTTTACAAGGAAGGGACAAGCATCAGGGCTCAGTTTGTTTCAGTTCTTCGGAAATGCCAAGTTCTGTTCAATGAAATGAACCATTTTGTGACCAACTTCCAGTACTACATTATGTTTGAGGTCCTGGAGGTTTCCTGGGCTCGTTTTTCAGAAGAAATGGATGCAGCAAAAGATTTGGATGATCTTCTCATGGGACATGATAAGTATCTCACTTCAATTGTGGAGAAGTCCCTCCTGGGCGAGCGGTCCCTGGGAATTTTGAGAAATCTTTTTGCTTTGTTTGACATCATATTACAGTTCCGCAGCCATGCTGATAGGTGGTTTGAACGGATATATGAGTTGCAACTAAG GGGAAAGAGTAAACCGAAAACAAAATCCAAGGAAACAGGTTCATGGCTGGAGGGGGGCAGAAAAGCCATGATTCAACTCGCAGGGGAACTGTTTCGGAAAATGGGTGAAGATTTGGATAGCATTGCGAAAGATTATACAGCTTCTCTCGACTCATTTATCTCCCAGTTGCCCCTGCAGCAACATGTTGATTTGAAGTTCCTTCTCTTTCGTTTGGACTTCACTGAATACTACAGCCGTGTTTCATCCAACAAATGA